A genomic window from Cupriavidus metallidurans CH34 includes:
- the trpE gene encoding anthranilate synthase component I has product MTELEFKSLADQGYNRIPIIAEALADLETPLSLYLKLAQSQTRGVNTFLLESVVGGERFGRYSFIGLHARTLLRAYGHRAEVVTDGKVVETHEGNPLDFIAEFESRFKVALRPGLPRFCGGLAGYFGYDAVRYIEKKLADTQMPDDLGLPDIQLLLCEELAVIDNLSGKLYLIVYADPTTPEAYSRARQRLRELRMKLRQPVDVPVTSPSVLTEVYREFAKPDYLAAVHKAKEYIMAGDMMQVQVGQRLMKPYRDSPLSLYRALRSLNPSPYMYFYNFGDFQVVGASPEILVRQETRKVGGAQANGDTQNARIVTIRPLAGTRPRGSTPERDAQLATELLNDPKEIAEHVMLIDLARNDIGRIAETGSVKVTDKMVIEKYSHVQHIVSSVEGTLRDGISNLDVLRATFPAGTLSGAPKVRAMEIIDELEPRKRGIYGGAVGYLSFGGEMDLAIAIRTGVIKDGNLYVQAAAGIVADSDPEAEWRETEAKARAVIRAAEQVQDGLDADL; this is encoded by the coding sequence ATGACCGAACTGGAATTCAAATCGCTGGCCGACCAGGGATACAACCGCATTCCCATCATCGCCGAGGCGCTGGCCGACCTGGAAACCCCGCTGTCGCTGTACCTGAAGCTGGCCCAGTCGCAAACGCGTGGCGTGAACACATTCCTGCTGGAATCGGTGGTCGGGGGCGAGCGTTTCGGCCGCTACTCGTTCATCGGCCTGCATGCCCGCACGCTGTTGCGCGCCTACGGGCACCGTGCCGAAGTGGTCACCGACGGCAAGGTCGTGGAGACGCACGAAGGCAACCCGCTCGATTTCATCGCCGAGTTCGAAAGCCGCTTCAAGGTGGCGCTGCGCCCCGGATTGCCGCGATTCTGCGGCGGTCTGGCCGGCTACTTCGGCTATGACGCGGTCCGCTATATCGAAAAGAAGCTGGCCGACACCCAGATGCCGGACGACCTCGGCCTGCCCGATATCCAGTTGCTGCTGTGCGAGGAACTGGCGGTCATCGACAACCTGTCCGGCAAGCTCTACCTGATCGTCTACGCCGACCCGACCACGCCGGAAGCCTATTCCCGCGCCCGCCAGCGCCTGCGCGAACTGCGCATGAAGCTGCGCCAGCCCGTGGATGTGCCGGTGACGAGCCCCTCCGTGCTGACCGAGGTCTATCGCGAATTCGCCAAGCCCGACTACCTGGCCGCCGTGCACAAGGCCAAGGAATACATCATGGCCGGCGACATGATGCAGGTGCAGGTGGGCCAGCGCCTGATGAAGCCGTATCGGGACTCGCCGCTGTCGCTCTACCGCGCGCTGCGTTCGCTGAATCCGTCGCCGTACATGTACTTCTACAACTTCGGCGATTTCCAGGTGGTGGGCGCCTCGCCCGAAATCCTGGTACGCCAGGAGACCCGCAAGGTCGGCGGCGCCCAGGCCAACGGCGACACGCAGAATGCCCGCATCGTCACGATCCGCCCGCTGGCCGGCACCCGCCCGCGCGGCAGCACCCCCGAGCGCGATGCCCAACTGGCCACGGAACTGCTCAACGATCCGAAGGAGATCGCCGAGCACGTGATGCTGATCGACCTGGCTCGCAACGACATCGGCCGCATCGCGGAAACGGGTTCGGTCAAGGTCACCGACAAGATGGTGATCGAGAAGTACTCGCACGTGCAGCACATTGTCAGTTCCGTGGAAGGCACGCTGCGCGACGGCATCAGCAACCTCGACGTGCTGCGCGCCACGTTCCCGGCCGGCACACTGTCCGGCGCGCCGAAGGTGCGCGCGATGGAAATCATCGATGAACTGGAACCGCGCAAGCGCGGCATCTACGGCGGCGCCGTGGGCTACCTGTCGTTCGGCGGCGAGATGGATCTGGCCATTGCCATCCGCACCGGTGTGATCAAGGACGGCAATCTCTATGTGCAGGCCGCGGCCGGCATCGTGGCGGATTCGGACCCCGAAGCCGAATGGAGGGAAACCGAAGCGAAGGCACGCGCCGTGATCCGCGCCGCCGAACAGGTCCAGGACGGTCTGGACGCCGACCTCTGA
- a CDS encoding aminodeoxychorismate/anthranilate synthase component II yields MLLMIDNYDSFTYNLVQYFGELGADVRTFRNDEITIEEIEALKPDHICVSPGPCSPHEAGISVPVLQHFAGKIPLLGVCLGHQAIGEAFGGKVIRAKQVMHGKVSTIETTQEGVFAGLPKHFDVTRYHSLAIERETLPDCLAVTAWTPDGEIMGVRHKTLAVEGVQFHPESILSEHGHALLANFIKAPR; encoded by the coding sequence ATGCTGCTGATGATCGACAACTACGACTCGTTCACCTACAACCTGGTGCAGTATTTCGGCGAACTAGGCGCCGATGTGCGGACCTTCCGCAACGACGAGATCACGATCGAGGAAATCGAAGCGCTCAAGCCCGACCACATCTGCGTGTCGCCGGGGCCGTGCAGCCCGCACGAGGCCGGCATCTCGGTGCCCGTGCTGCAACACTTCGCGGGCAAGATTCCGCTGCTGGGCGTGTGCCTGGGCCATCAGGCCATTGGCGAGGCGTTCGGCGGCAAGGTGATCCGCGCCAAGCAGGTGATGCACGGCAAGGTCAGCACGATCGAGACCACGCAGGAAGGCGTCTTCGCCGGGCTGCCCAAACACTTCGACGTGACGCGCTATCATTCGCTGGCTATCGAGCGCGAAACGCTGCCCGATTGCCTGGCTGTCACCGCCTGGACGCCGGACGGCGAGATCATGGGTGTGCGCCACAAGACGCTGGCCGTCGAGGGTGTGCAGTTCCATCCGGAATCGATCCTGTCCGAACACGGCCATGCGCTGCTGGCCAACTTCATCAAGGCGCCACGATGA
- the trpD gene encoding anthranilate phosphoribosyltransferase, with protein MSITPQEALTRCIEHREIFHDEMLHLMRQIMQGQISPVMAAAILTGLRVKKETIGEISAAAQVMREFANHVTVKDRENFVDIVGTGGDGSHTFNISTASMFVAAAAGAKIAKHGNRGVSSKSGSADVLEALGVNIMLTPEQVGECIEQTGIGFMFAPTHHPAMKNVAPIRKEMGVRTIFNILGPLTNPADAPNILMGVFHPDLVGIQVRVMQRLGAQHAIVVYGKDGMDEVSLGAATLVGELKDGEVREYEIHPEDFGLSMISNRGLKVADAVESKEMLLEALSDVPGTPREIVSLNAGTALYAANVASSIEDGIRRAREAIASGAAREKLDQFVRATQQFK; from the coding sequence ATGTCCATCACGCCGCAGGAAGCACTGACGCGCTGCATCGAGCACCGCGAGATCTTTCATGACGAAATGCTGCACCTGATGCGGCAGATCATGCAGGGGCAGATTTCCCCCGTGATGGCGGCGGCCATCCTGACCGGCCTGCGCGTCAAGAAAGAGACGATCGGCGAGATCTCGGCGGCGGCACAGGTGATGCGCGAGTTCGCCAATCACGTGACCGTCAAGGACCGCGAGAACTTCGTGGATATCGTCGGCACCGGCGGCGACGGTTCGCACACGTTCAACATTTCCACCGCGTCGATGTTCGTCGCCGCTGCCGCTGGCGCGAAGATCGCCAAGCATGGCAACCGTGGCGTGTCGTCGAAGTCCGGCAGTGCCGACGTGCTCGAGGCGCTGGGCGTGAACATCATGCTGACGCCGGAGCAGGTAGGCGAGTGCATCGAGCAGACCGGCATCGGCTTCATGTTCGCCCCGACCCATCATCCGGCCATGAAGAACGTGGCGCCGATCCGCAAGGAAATGGGCGTGCGCACCATCTTCAACATTCTCGGCCCCCTGACCAATCCTGCCGATGCGCCGAACATCCTGATGGGCGTGTTCCATCCGGACCTGGTCGGCATCCAGGTGCGCGTGATGCAGCGCCTGGGCGCGCAACACGCGATCGTGGTCTACGGCAAGGACGGCATGGACGAGGTGTCGCTCGGCGCGGCAACCCTGGTGGGCGAACTCAAGGACGGCGAAGTGCGCGAGTACGAGATCCATCCTGAAGACTTCGGCCTGTCGATGATCTCGAACCGCGGGCTGAAGGTGGCAGACGCCGTCGAGTCGAAGGAAATGCTGCTGGAGGCGCTGAGCGATGTGCCCGGCACCCCGCGCGAAATCGTGTCGCTGAACGCCGGCACCGCGCTCTACGCGGCCAATGTGGCCAGTTCGATCGAGGATGGTATCCGCCGCGCGCGCGAAGCCATCGCCAGTGGCGCCGCTCGCGAGAAGCTCGACCAGTTCGTGCGCGCCACCCAGCAATTCAAGTGA
- the trpC gene encoding indole-3-glycerol phosphate synthase TrpC: MSAKSDILEKILAVKADEVAAARKKRDLPSLRAEAESLRHETGMAPRGFERALRDKIAAGNAGVIAEVKKASPSKGVLRENFVPEAIAESYAAHGAACLSVLTDVNFFQGHAEYLKRARGACPLPALRKDFMVDMYQVYEARTWGADCILLIVSALDHGLMAELEACAHELGMDVLVEVHGGEELDSALRLKTPLLGVNNRNLRTFEVSLDNTLDLLPRMPADRLVVTESGILGPDDVKRMRDADVHAFLVGEAFMRAPEPGVELARLFS; the protein is encoded by the coding sequence ATGTCAGCCAAGTCCGACATCCTGGAAAAGATCCTGGCCGTGAAGGCCGATGAGGTGGCAGCCGCGCGCAAGAAGCGCGACCTGCCGAGCCTGCGTGCCGAGGCCGAGAGCCTGCGTCACGAAACCGGCATGGCCCCGCGTGGCTTCGAGCGCGCACTGCGCGACAAGATCGCGGCCGGCAACGCCGGCGTGATCGCCGAGGTCAAGAAAGCCTCGCCGTCGAAGGGCGTGCTGCGCGAGAACTTCGTGCCGGAGGCCATCGCCGAAAGCTACGCCGCCCATGGCGCGGCGTGCCTGTCCGTGCTGACCGACGTGAATTTCTTCCAGGGTCATGCCGAGTACCTGAAGCGCGCGCGTGGCGCCTGCCCGCTGCCGGCGCTGCGCAAGGACTTCATGGTCGATATGTACCAGGTCTACGAAGCCCGCACCTGGGGCGCCGACTGCATCCTGCTGATCGTCTCCGCGCTCGACCACGGCCTGATGGCCGAGCTGGAAGCGTGCGCGCACGAACTCGGCATGGATGTGCTCGTGGAAGTCCACGGCGGCGAGGAACTCGATAGTGCGCTGCGACTGAAGACGCCGCTGCTGGGCGTGAACAACCGCAACCTGCGCACCTTCGAGGTCTCGCTGGACAACACGCTGGACCTGCTGCCGCGCATGCCGGCCGACCGGCTCGTGGTAACCGAATCGGGCATCCTCGGGCCCGACGACGTCAAGCGGATGCGCGACGCCGACGTCCACGCCTTCCTGGTCGGCGAAGCGTTCATGCGCGCGCCGGAGCCGGGCGTGGAACTGGCCCGCCTGTTCTCGTGA
- a CDS encoding CYTH domain-containing protein — MGIEIELKLAVPDAALAAVAAWLDANGQPRGELTLLNVYLDTPTRDLAQARAALRLRRKGEQWLQTLKTAGHSAAGLAARHEWETPVAGEAIDLSCFPDDARAVLTPLADRLAPVFRTDFARRTWIVEQDGERIEAALDTGAISAPGTSRTERIQELELEWLPRDGADERHVEAALRAFALRLAHIAPLTPSDLSKAARGYRLTTPS; from the coding sequence ATGGGCATCGAGATCGAACTGAAACTGGCCGTGCCCGACGCCGCGCTTGCCGCGGTGGCGGCCTGGCTCGACGCCAACGGGCAGCCACGTGGCGAGTTGACGTTGCTGAACGTCTACCTCGACACCCCCACCCGGGATCTGGCGCAGGCCCGCGCGGCACTGCGCCTGCGCAGGAAGGGCGAGCAGTGGCTGCAAACGCTGAAGACCGCTGGCCACAGCGCCGCCGGCCTGGCTGCCCGCCACGAATGGGAAACGCCAGTCGCGGGCGAGGCCATCGACTTGTCGTGCTTCCCCGACGATGCCCGCGCCGTGCTGACGCCGCTGGCAGACCGGCTCGCTCCGGTATTCCGGACCGACTTCGCCCGCCGCACCTGGATCGTCGAACAGGATGGCGAGCGCATCGAGGCCGCGCTCGACACCGGCGCGATCAGCGCCCCCGGCACGTCGCGGACCGAGCGTATCCAGGAACTCGAACTGGAATGGCTGCCGCGCGATGGGGCTGACGAACGCCATGTCGAAGCCGCATTGCGCGCGTTCGCCCTGCGCCTCGCCCACATCGCCCCGTTGACCCCTTCGGACCTCAGCAAGGCCGCGCGCGGCTACCGTCTCACCACCCCATCTTGA